From a region of the Corvus cornix cornix isolate S_Up_H32 chromosome 2, ASM73873v5, whole genome shotgun sequence genome:
- the PAG1 gene encoding phosphoprotein associated with glycosphingolipid-enriched microdomains 1: MGPEGGFLGSGQMHMILWGSLAAMTTLLFLTFLIFLCSSCNGEKKAKNQNGDHENLMNVPSDKEVFSHSITSSATEPPPNSEQNGALSNGEVLSEDSTAACIQPYEEVQTSDLLDQQDSLGKSIKCHQSRELPSIPPNNPMEPIISSRNAENDQGLGMEGPYEVLKDSSSQENIVEDCLYETVKEIKDVGAVVSMDGNSKSKSKASLTVSEGQNQIPECRIESAEYASVDRNKKSRQSANSDSPLDNIPDVEDELPPPVPMKLLDENENVQEKEVEEEVTEGASKPEKRLSSVSYKSREEDPSLTEDEISAMYSSVSKPGQAIKALDSPYTCIQEIASQRSPSICSGLYASVKDFENTLNSTTVPQSADRPNGELEPDYEAIQSVSQEEDRTLSVPNTNHTALSGENDYESIGDLQHHREFTRL, from the exons ATGGGGCCAGAGGGTGGTTTCTTAGGCAGTGGACAGATGCACATGATCCTGTGGGGAAGTTTGGCAGCCATGACAACACTGTTGTTCCTCACCTTCCTCATCTTCCTTTGCTCCAGCTGCAATGG GGAAAAGAAGGCCAAAAATCAGAATGGAGATCATGAAAATCTGATGAATGTG CCTTCCGACAAGGAGGTTTTCAGCCATTCCATCACAAGTTCGGCTACGGAGCCTCCCCCAAACAGCGAACAGAACGGAGCACTCAGCAATGGGGAGG TTCTTTCTGAGGACAGTACAGCCGCCTGTATTCAGCCTTATGAAGAAGTACAGACATCTGACCTACTAGATCAACAAGATAGTCTTGGAAAGTCTATAAAATGTCACCAGAGCCGGGAACTACCCAGTATTCCTCCTAACAACCCCATGGAACCTATCATCTCAtctagaaatgcagaaaatgatCAAGGTCTTGGAATGGAAGGGCCTTATGAAGTCTTGAAAGACAGCTCCTCTCAGGAGAACATAGTTGAAGACTGCTTGTATGAaactgtgaaggaaattaaagatGTTGGAGCAGTAGTCAGCATGGATGGGAACTCTAAAAGCAAATCAAAGGCTTCATTGACAGTTTCTGAAGGTCAGAATCAGATTCCTGAGTGCAGAATTGAGTCAGCAGAATATGCATCTGTTGACCGAAATAAGAAGAGTCGCCAAAGTGCAAATTCAGACAGTCCTCTCGACAATATACCAGATGTAGAGGATGAGCTTCCCCCTCCAGTACCCATGAAACTTCTTGATGAAAATGAGAATgtgcaagaaaaagaagtggaagaagAAGTGACAGAAGGAGCAAGTAAACCAGAAAAG AGGCTTAGTTCAGTGTCTTATAAGTCTCGAGAGGAAGATCCATCTCTTACAGAAGATGAG ATCTCAGCCATGTACTCGTCGGTGAGTAAGCCGGGACAAGCCATCAAGGCACTGGATTCTCCTTATACCTGTATTCAAGAAATTGCATCTCAGAGGTCCCCGTCTATTTGCAGTGGCCTCTATGCAAGTGTGAAGGACTTTGAAAACACCCTAAATTCTACCACTGTGCCTCAGTCAGCGGACAGACCAAACGGGGAGCTGGAGCCAGACTATGAAGCTATCCAGTCAGTGAGCCAAGAGGAAGACAGGACCTTGTCCGTGCCTAACACAAACCACACTGCTCTTTCAGGAGAGAATGACTATGAGAGCATAGGGGACTTGCAGCACCACAGGGAATTCACCAGACTTTAA